The sequence below is a genomic window from Flavobacterium sediminilitoris.
AATGTAAATTATACAGGATTTACTACCGTTCAAGAAGATACTAATTCCCTTATTGACAATGACTATTTCAGGTTTAATGTTACTGAAAATATTTTATCTACTGTTGAAGTTAGTAATATTAGTACAAGTCAAATGGAAGCTTCAATTTTAGATGAATCTGGAATTTTAATTGGAACTATAGAAAACAACAATGGCTCTTCTTTGATTGTAAATAATGTTTTAAGCTCTGGAACTTATTATTTAAAGCTTTCTAGTCTTTCACCTACTAATTCTGATTATCAAACTCCATATAATTTCTCAATTACAACAACACTTTCTACAAATTCTTTTGAAGACACAGGTATTGTTTTCTATCCTAACCCTGTTAAAGATATTTTAAATATTGAAAATATTCATTTCACAAAAATGAGTTTATATACAACACTAGGTCAATTACTTGAAATTAGAGTCAACACAAATGCTTCTACAAAAAATAAAATTGATTTATCTAATTATGCAAAGGGAATTTATTTTATTTCATTAGAGAATGATAATGAAACTAAAACTATTAAAATTATAAAAGAATAATAAAGACTCTTCATTTTAATACACTCAACTTAAATTTAAAAATATACATTGCCAAAGCCATTCCAAGTATTGGTGCTGCAAAATACAACCATAAAACACTACTATTTCCAGAAACAATAGCAGGTCCAAATGTTCTGGCTGGATTCATTGAAGCACCACAAACTGGTCCTGCCAACCATGCTTCTAGAAAAACAGTAAAACCAATTAAAAATGAAACTCTTTTTATTAAAAAAGAACGATTTGTTGAAATTAGAATGACTAACATTAAAATAAAACTAAGAAAGAGTTCATAAAGAAAAGCTTCTTGCCACAGATTTCTAGGCAATGTATTTCCTAATTTATGATTGTCAGGAAATAACACGTATAAAAAACAGCTTGCTGATAAAGCACCTATTAATTGAAATAAAATATACCAAGATGCTTTTTTAATTGTTATTTTTTTATCCAACATCATACCGATTGTAACTGCTGGATTTATATGACAATCTGATATTTTACCAAGGAAATGAACAAGCATCCAAACGGTTAACCCAAAAACAATTCCTATTCCAAATTCTTGAATGATTCCGTTGTATTCCTCACTAATGATTATTGAGCCTGTTCCGAATAAGACTAACAAAAATGTACCAATAAATTCACTAAAGTAATGCTTTCTATCCTTCATTTTTTAGATTTGAAAAAACATACGTCATTTCCAAGGCTATTTGTAAACTTCTTTCTTCATACTTTTCATTCATTAGAATTGTTTCATCAAATTCTTTTGGATCATCATAACGAATAGGGAATCGTTTTTCTGCACCCATAATAAACGGACAGCCTTCATCTGCTTGTGAACATGTCATTATTGCTGCAAAATTTGACTTTGGATTAAAATTGTCATCAAAAACTTTTGAAAACCCTATAATTGGCAATTCATTTTCTGAAAACTTAATAGCATAAATAGGATTTTTTTCATGACTTAATTTTTGAATTTCAAAACCATGATTCTGTAAAGTTTCAATAACTTTTGGATATATAGCTGTTACATCTGTTCCTCCAGAATAGCACTTTACTCTTTGAACACCATAATAAAAGGCTATTGTTTGTGCCCAAATTTGAGACAAATGACTTCTTCTTGAATTATGTGTACAAATGAAATTTAAATTTATTGTTTCTTTCTTATCTAGCTTTAACTGAATATAATCAATTAATGGTTGAAGTATTTCTTTTCTCTCTTTAGAAATTAATGAAAGTTGAAATTTTTCAATAGTTTCAGATATTTTTGTTATCATGTTTTTAGTTTTAGCTCAGGTAGAGGTAAAATGATTCTCTAACAACACCCAGAATTTGGCTCACATGAGCTTGCTTTTGATTTCCATTCTCCTATTTTAACTTTTGGTTTTTCAGATGGAATTCCACATTTATCTTGAGCCAAACAATTTGTTAATTTTGAAATTAGCAAGAAATTAATTCCATCAAAATCCAAACTAAACTTACCTATAGTATCTTTCATTTGATATTCTACTTCTATTTCTAAATCTGGAATTTGTAATACTTTTTGAGACAGTTCTATAATATGAATTAATTTTTCTGGATGTAAACGATGATCATAATCATTTGCTTCCCATAACTGAAAATTTGCCACTTCTTCTAAACGAGTTGTTCCTCCACAATCAATAAAATGCTTTGTTATTTTTCCCACTTCAGTAACATGAAAATGCGACGGAACTAAATTTCCATTTGGAAGCTGAAAAGCAATTGTTTCTACTTTTTTCAACACTTCATTTATTTCTGATAATTTCATTTTATTTAAAATTAGTTATTAATAATTATATCGTTAGCAACATTTTTGACTCAAATGATTTGAAATATTTCCAAAATAAGATTCAATTTTCTTAATTATTTCTGGATTAAGACAATAACAAATTGCTGTTCCTTCTATAGTTCCTTTTATAATATTTGCATTCTTTAATTCCTTTAAATGCTGAGAAACTGTTGGCTGAGCCAATGGCAATTCGTTTACAATATCTCCACAGATACAAGAATCTACACTTAGTAAATATTGAACAATTGCAATTCTCGCTGGATGAGACATCGCTTTAAACAAATTAGCTATTTCATTTTGTTCTTCTGTAAAGAATTCTGTTTTTGAAACTCCCATAAATTTATTATTATATTGCAATATTACGATATAATAATGAAACTACAAAATAATAGTATAAAAAAAGTCCTGATTTTCATCAGGACTTTTTAGTATTTAAAAGAATTTAGAGATTATTTTTCTCCTTTTTCCATTTTTGCTTTTAATTCAGCTAATGCATCAATATCACCTAAAGTTGATTTTTCTACATTATTATTAGAAGAAGCTGTTTCTACAGATTTAACTGCTTTTTCTTCTTCTTCACGGAAGATAGCTGTATGAGAAGCCACTACTCTTTTGAATTCTTTATTAAACTCAATAACTTTAAAGTCAGCAGATTCACCTTTTTTCAATTTTTTACCATCTTCTTTTTCTAAATGACGAGTAGGAATAAATGCTACAACATCATCACCGAAATCTACAGTTGCACCTTTGTCAACGATTTCACCGATAACACCATTATGAATAGTACCAACAGCGAAAGCATCTTCATGCTTATCCCATGGATTTTCTGTAGTTTGCTTATGACCTAAAGATAGTTTACGACCATCTACATCTAATTCTAAAACTACTACTTCCATGTTATCTCCAACATTCACAAATTCTGATGGATGCTTGATTTTCTTAGTCCAAGATAAGTCAGAAATATAAACTAAACCATCAATACCTTCTTCTAATTCCACGAAGATACCAAAGTTTGTAAAGTTTCTAACGATACCTGTATGCTTAGAACCTACTGGATATTTAGCAGTGATATCTGTCCAAGGATCTTGCGTTAATTGCTTAATACCTAAAGACATTTTTCTTTCATCTCTATCTAAAGTTAAAACTACCGCTTCAACCTCATCTCCAATTTTCATAAAATCTTGTGCACTTCTTAAATGAGTTGACCAAGACATTTCAGAAACGTGAATTAATCCTTCAACACCTTCAGCAACTTCAATGAAAGCACCATAATCAGCTAAAACAACTACTTTACCTTTTACTTTATCACCAATAGTTAAATCAGCACTTAAAGCATCCCATGGATGAGCATTTAATTGTTTTAAACCTAATTGAATTCTTGTTTTCTCATCATCGAAATCAAGGATTACAACATTTAATTTTTGATCTAATTCAAGAACTTCACTTGGGTGATTAATTCTAGACCAAGAAAGATCTGTAATATGGATTAATCCATCTACACCACCTAAGTCAATAAACACACCGTAAGAAGTAATGTTTTTAACCACACCTTCTAAAACTTGTCCTTTTTCTAATTGACCAATGATTTCTTTCTTTTGTTCTTCAATATCAGCCTCGATAAGCGCTTTATGAGAAACTACTACGTTTTTAAATTCGTGGTTGATTTTCACAACTTTGAATTCCATAGTTTTGTTTACATATTGATCGTAATCACGGATTGGTTTCACGTCAATTTGAGAACCTGGTAAGAAAGCTTCAATACCAAATACATCAACGATCATTCCTCCTTTAGTTCTGCATTTTACAAAACCATTAACGATTTCACCAGACTCATGAGCAGCAATAACTCTATCCCATGCTTTGATAGTTCTCGCTTTTCTGTGTGATAATACTAATTGACCTGTTTTATCTTCACGAATATCGATAAGTACTTCTACTTTATCACCAACTTTTAAATTTGGATTGTAACGAAATTCGTTTAAAGAAATAACACCTTCAGATTTAGCATTGATATCAACGATAGCGTCTCTATCTGTAATTCTAACTACAATTCCTTCTACAACTTCCTCGTCTTTTGTAGAGATGAAAGTTTTAGATACTAATTCTTCAAATTCTTGTAAGTTTTTTTCATCTACTACATCAATACCTTCTTGGTAATTGTGCCAGTTAAAATTTGCTAAAAACTCTTCTTGTGTTTTGTTAATTTCAGACATGCTGATTTAAAAATTTGTATGCTCTGTTCTTATAGGGTTTCTTATACAGATTAAAAACAGCAACAGTGTTTACATAAATGATTGATACCTAATGGAAACCCAATTCCGTCAAAAGGTGTGCAAAATTACGAATAATTTATTAACTACCAAACATTTGTAAAAAAAAGACTCTTATTAAAGAAGATAAAAAAGATTCTAAAATAAATTCAGAATAACATTTTTTAAATTAGATCTATTAATTAAATTTTCTCTTCTATTAACTTCATAACTAATTCAAATTGTTCTTTTTTATTCATCGCAGAGTTATCAACCTCAATAGCATCATCTGCTTTTACCAAAGGAGAATCTTCTCTATGTGTGTCAATATAGTCGCGTTGCTGTACATTCTCTAGTACTTCTTGATAAGTCACGTTTTGTCCTTTTTCTACTAATTCATCAAAACGTCTTTGCGCTCTTGTTTCCGCAGAAGCATTCATAAACAATTTTAATTCGGCGTCTGGAAAAACTACGGTTCCAATATCTCTACCATCCATCACAATAGCTTTATTTTTACCCATAGCTTGTTGTTGTTCTACTAATTTAGCTCTCACTTCAGAAATTTCAGCTATTTGGCTTACGTTTCGAGAAACTTCAATAGTACGAATAGGTTGTTCTACATTTTCACCATTTAAATACATCTCAGCAAAACCTAAATCAGGGTTAAAACGAAATTCTAATTTAATTGCTAGTAATTCATTAATTAAACCCTCTTTATTTAAATGATTTTCACCAACAAAACCGTTTTGCATTGCAAAATAAGTCACGGCTCTATACATAGCACCTGTATCTACATATACATAACCTAATTCTTTTGCTAATTGCTTAGCCAACGTACTTTTTCCTGTTGACGAAAATCCGTCTATTGCTATTGTAATTTTTTTCATTTTAATTTTCTTAGAAAATCTATTCGTTTTTCTCTATTTTTTTCTAAAAATTTATTCTAAATCTATCATTAATCCAAATAAACTTGTGTTTGCAGCAACGGTATATCTTGAATAGGAATAATCAAATTTAATTTTTCCAAATCGCAATCCAAATCCTGCTGAGATTCCTGAAAAGCTTCTCTGATCCACAATGCTTAATTCTTGCCCTCTTCTAAAATTGTATCCTAAACGAACATTAAATCCTTTTTCTGGAAATAATTCTGCTCCAATAATAACGTGTCGCAATGCATTATTAAAAAAGGATACCTTCTCTTCATTGGTTTCCCCATCTAAAGTATTTTCTGCTCTATTTGGGTTTGAAAAAGCGATATTCCATTGTTGTAAATTTTCTAAAGTAAGATGCCATCGAATAGGAACATTTTCAACCAATTGAGAAATTCCAGCATCTATTGAAAGTGGTAATTTCTCTCTCACATCTTGATAAGGTGTTATTTGAAACCCTATATTACGAATAGTGAATCCGTAATTAATATCATTTTTATCATCAACATACAAAAAACCTAAATCTGTAGCAACTCCCCATGAATTATACGATTCTAATGTGGAAGAAATTAATTTCACATTAGTTCCAATATACATATCTGTCCATGGAATATTATAAGCATAACCCATAGATAAAGCAGCTTCACTTCCTGTAAAATTAGAAGTTAAATTCCCTAATTCATCTCTTCCTTCAAAATCTCCGTAATTAATATAACTTATTCCTGCATGAAAAGTTTGCACATGTCTATCCCAAGTATAAGCATAGGCAGCAGTTCCATAAGAAACTTCTCCATAATAACTTCCGTAATTTGTAGATAATCTTTTATGCATTTCAGGATTTATTGTTGCTGGATTATAAAATGCTTGATTTACATCATAGTCAACCACAGTAACTGTTTTTCCTCCTAATGCTGCTTGACGCGGTGATTGCGCTAAGTTTAAAAACTGATATACATATTTACCTCCTATTTGCCCATAATGAACAGTAGAAAATAACAACAAAGAGAACAGTACACTTTTTTTAAACATTATTTTTTATATATAAGCTATAAACGCTTTTGCGAAGATAAAATTATATACGAATATATTAAAAACAAATTCCGACTTATTTCTAAATCGGAATTTTATTATTTTGAAAATGATTAACACTATAATTTCTTAGCA
It includes:
- the cmk gene encoding (d)CMP kinase → MKKITIAIDGFSSTGKSTLAKQLAKELGYVYVDTGAMYRAVTYFAMQNGFVGENHLNKEGLINELLAIKLEFRFNPDLGFAEMYLNGENVEQPIRTIEVSRNVSQIAEISEVRAKLVEQQQAMGKNKAIVMDGRDIGTVVFPDAELKLFMNASAETRAQRRFDELVEKGQNVTYQEVLENVQQRDYIDTHREDSPLVKADDAIEVDNSAMNKKEQFELVMKLIEEKI
- a CDS encoding DUF6428 family protein; this translates as MKLSEINEVLKKVETIAFQLPNGNLVPSHFHVTEVGKITKHFIDCGGTTRLEEVANFQLWEANDYDHRLHPEKLIHIIELSQKVLQIPDLEIEVEYQMKDTIGKFSLDFDGINFLLISKLTNCLAQDKCGIPSEKPKVKIGEWKSKASSCEPNSGCC
- the rpsA gene encoding 30S ribosomal protein S1; this translates as MSEINKTQEEFLANFNWHNYQEGIDVVDEKNLQEFEELVSKTFISTKDEEVVEGIVVRITDRDAIVDINAKSEGVISLNEFRYNPNLKVGDKVEVLIDIREDKTGQLVLSHRKARTIKAWDRVIAAHESGEIVNGFVKCRTKGGMIVDVFGIEAFLPGSQIDVKPIRDYDQYVNKTMEFKVVKINHEFKNVVVSHKALIEADIEEQKKEIIGQLEKGQVLEGVVKNITSYGVFIDLGGVDGLIHITDLSWSRINHPSEVLELDQKLNVVILDFDDEKTRIQLGLKQLNAHPWDALSADLTIGDKVKGKVVVLADYGAFIEVAEGVEGLIHVSEMSWSTHLRSAQDFMKIGDEVEAVVLTLDRDERKMSLGIKQLTQDPWTDITAKYPVGSKHTGIVRNFTNFGIFVELEEGIDGLVYISDLSWTKKIKHPSEFVNVGDNMEVVVLELDVDGRKLSLGHKQTTENPWDKHEDAFAVGTIHNGVIGEIVDKGATVDFGDDVVAFIPTRHLEKEDGKKLKKGESADFKVIEFNKEFKRVVASHTAIFREEEEKAVKSVETASSNNNVEKSTLGDIDALAELKAKMEKGEK
- a CDS encoding ArsR/SmtB family transcription factor, giving the protein MGVSKTEFFTEEQNEIANLFKAMSHPARIAIVQYLLSVDSCICGDIVNELPLAQPTVSQHLKELKNANIIKGTIEGTAICYCLNPEIIKKIESYFGNISNHLSQKCC
- a CDS encoding arsenate-mycothiol transferase ArsC, giving the protein MITKISETIEKFQLSLISKERKEILQPLIDYIQLKLDKKETINLNFICTHNSRRSHLSQIWAQTIAFYYGVQRVKCYSGGTDVTAIYPKVIETLQNHGFEIQKLSHEKNPIYAIKFSENELPIIGFSKVFDDNFNPKSNFAAIMTCSQADEGCPFIMGAEKRFPIRYDDPKEFDETILMNEKYEERSLQIALEMTYVFSNLKNEG
- a CDS encoding MIP/aquaporin family protein; translated protein: MKDRKHYFSEFIGTFLLVLFGTGSIIISEEYNGIIQEFGIGIVFGLTVWMLVHFLGKISDCHINPAVTIGMMLDKKITIKKASWYILFQLIGALSASCFLYVLFPDNHKLGNTLPRNLWQEAFLYELFLSFILMLVILISTNRSFLIKRVSFLIGFTVFLEAWLAGPVCGASMNPARTFGPAIVSGNSSVLWLYFAAPILGMALAMYIFKFKLSVLK
- the porQ gene encoding type IX secretion system protein PorQ — translated: MFKKSVLFSLLLFSTVHYGQIGGKYVYQFLNLAQSPRQAALGGKTVTVVDYDVNQAFYNPATINPEMHKRLSTNYGSYYGEVSYGTAAYAYTWDRHVQTFHAGISYINYGDFEGRDELGNLTSNFTGSEAALSMGYAYNIPWTDMYIGTNVKLISSTLESYNSWGVATDLGFLYVDDKNDINYGFTIRNIGFQITPYQDVREKLPLSIDAGISQLVENVPIRWHLTLENLQQWNIAFSNPNRAENTLDGETNEEKVSFFNNALRHVIIGAELFPEKGFNVRLGYNFRRGQELSIVDQRSFSGISAGFGLRFGKIKFDYSYSRYTVAANTSLFGLMIDLE